GACTTAAGCATTAgagtaacagagagagaggtaggAGGGACTAGGTCGATATTGAAACTACTGTGAAATCTTTTATGTAATGATAGAGGCACATATGATAATTGTAAGAGCATTATTTTATGCGGTGGACCCCACAGCTGGGACTTCACCCTCTCAGAACCACGGCTAACTCATAACATGTTCATtgatttttgcttttattttattttgggttCTGATGAAATTATACAACACTATTTGAATGAAAAGTTATGCTGCTGAGAAAAGTTTGTTAACTCAATACTCAATCATGTGTCAAATGTATAAATTCTAAGAGGGAGttatatttaatacaaatgCAAACTAGGCAAAACCATAGGAATGTACGAGGGTCTAATTGTTATCATTCCATTTTGTAAGattaaatgttttgattttgGTAATTGTGTAACATTCTAATACATCTGTAAATATAAGCTACAACTTTTGAGGCTTTTTTCGTATGCTCTAGAcatgttttcataattttccATGGTGTTTTAAAATATTCTTTCAAATGGGACAGCAAGTTACTTTGTgacattaaaatacaaaatcataTATAGATACACAATGTGTATAAATGAGTTTTTGATCCTAAGCAAAATGTAGGCCTATGTTTTGTGCTTTACCTTTTTGGTGCACAATCCTAAAGAGGTGAACAGTGATTAAGTTAAAATGGGTGTGTTGTCATGTGTTGACGTGTTTTCTATGTGACAAAAGAGAGACTGACAGTTTGAATGATCACGCTGTAAAAATGGAAACACGCCCAATCCCTGAGATATTCCGACATGTCTCAGTCATACAGGCGTTCATCACCTGTAGAGTATATAAAGTGACTCCGTGTTGATGAGAGGTCGTATAAGGAATCTACTGAACTTACCTGTTCATCATGatgaagctgcttctttctctAAATCTCATCTGGGCGCTCTCCAGCACAGGTAACTAATTATCTCTACAATACTGATTCAGCAGCTACAACAGAACCTCTTTTAAATctagttttaaaaatgttaacaataatATTCACCAGCTGTTTGTTCCACTTAAAAGAAGTAATTTAATGTCCTTGAAAATATAAGGAGGCTCTATTGATCCTCAGAGGAGATATTTATAAGTTACAGTACAGCAGTACAAGAAACAGACTAAACAGGTAGGAAGCAGATGAAATAATTGAGAGTCatgtacagtgctgtgaaaaagtatttgcccccttccagatttttttattttttggcataTTTGTCCCGACTTAAAAGATTCAGATCATCAAGCAAATtttaatattagacaaagataaccaaagtaaatacaaaatgcagtttttaaatcatgatttcacttattaaaggaaaaaagctatccaaacctacctggtCCTTTGTGAAAAAGTAACCAAATAACTGGTTGTGCCACCCTTGGCGGCAATAACTGCAATCAAGCGTTTGCGATAACTGGCAATGAGTCTTACACATAGCTGTGGAGGAATTTTGGCCCACTCTTCTTGCAGAATAGTTTTAATTCAGCCACCGTTTTCTATAAACGGCTTGTTTAAGGTCATGCCACAGCATCTCAATCTGATTTAAGTCCAGACTTTGAATAGGCCACTCCAAaaccttcattttgttttttatgagccattcagaggtggacatgctggtgtgtttcggatcattgtcctgctgcataaCCCAAGTGCGCTTAAGCTTGAGGTCACAAACTGATGGCCGGACATTCTCCTTAAGGATTTTCTGGGAGGGACCAGAATTCATGGTTCCATCAATTGTGGCAAGTCGTCCTGAAGCTGCAAAATAGCCCCAGACCATaacactaccaccaccatgtttgactgttgctatggtgttgttttaatgaaatgCTGTGTTAGTTTTACGCCAGATGTGATGCGGCGCACATCTTCCAAAAGTTAATCTTTTGTTTCGTCAGTCCACAAAATATTTGCCTAAAAGTCTTGGGGATTTTTGGCAAATGTGAGACGAGCCTTTATGTTATTTTTGGTCAGCAGTGGCTTTTGTCTTGGAACTCTGCCATGGATGCCATTTTTGCCTAGTGTCTTTCTTATTGCTGAATCATGAAAAATTGACTTTAACTGAGGCAAGTGAGGCCTGCAGTTCCTTAGATGTTGTTCTGGTGTCTTTTATGACCTCCTGGATGAGTCGTCGATGCGCTCTTGGAGTAATTTTGGTATGCCAGCCACTCCAGGGAAGGTTCACCACTGTTCCAAGTCTTCTCCATATGTGGATAATGGCTCTCAACGTGGTTCACTGAAGTCCCAAAGCCTTAGAAATGGCTTTGTACCCCTTTCCAAACTGATACATGTCAATtactttgtttctcatctgtttTGGAATTTCTTTTAGATCGAGGcatgatgtgttgctttttgagATCTTTTATCctacttcactttgtcagacaGGTTCTATTTaagttatttctttattcaacagGTCTGGCAGTAATCAGGCCTGGGTGTAGCTAGTGAAATTGAATTCAGCTTTCAAAAAAATATTGTTAATCACAATTCATTCATGATTTATCATGGGGTGCAATTGCTTTTTCACATAGGGATAGGTAGGTTTGGATACCATTTTTCCCTTAGAAaaaaatcatcatttaaaaaatgcatttcataTTTACTcaggttatctttgtctaatataaAAACTGgtttgatgatctgaaacatttaagtgtgacaaatatgcaacaacataagaaaccaggaagggggcaaatactttttcacaacACTGTATGTAGTgtctatttatatttaaattacaaCCCATATGTCTGAAACTCCGTTTGAACAGTGAGCAGATTTTTGAGCCTTTAGGAACCACAATTTAGAACAGATCATCATATCACTGACTATTTTTCTCCACATTGCAGGTGAAGCACTTGTGTGTGAAACTTGCACAGATGTTACCTGttcaaccacagcagcagttaCATGTCCCACAGGCACGATGTGTATCACAGCTTCCATTCAAGGTAAACTTCTCTACAAGTTACTCTCCAGTGAAATACATGTACTGCAAAGTGACGTGTGCTTTCCATCACCATTAACAAACTGCACTTTGACTCTGCAGCCGTTTCATCTGGGACTCCTGGACAGCAAATCTACAAGgcctgtgcccccccctccctgtgtcCAACCACAGGCTCTTCTACATTTTCAGTGAACTTGGGTGTTTCCAGTGCACTTGCAAATGCTACAtgctgcaacacagacaactgCAACTCTGTCACTCCTCCTTGTAAGTAGATGTAGATGACTCTTATTAATCTGCATCCTTCTCCTgacatgttctgtttttaatccATAACActtccatcttctctctttctctaataAACAGTATaattttttgtctgtttcagtccCTGTGGTTCCAGCAGTTAACAGTCTACAGTGTCACGTCTGTAACCCCATGACCTCTGATTGCAGCTCTTCAGTACAATGTAAGGGAACAGAGGATCTCTGCTTTCAAGCCAGTGGTAAGTCTTCTTCTTATATACTGCATTTAAACAAAGATTACTTCAAAACTTTTTTACTACATTTAAGTATTTGCTAAATATTCATACTAAAGAATGTAGAGTTATGATATATTTACTCATGTACTGAACATTTAAAGCACTTTAATTAAATCTGTATCATCTGTGTTACTCTGTATTTATGATCCATAACATTAGAGattaaaaacttattttttacagtcttaTGTCTTTTTatgaaaagtttattttctcatcATCTTTAGATCATCATAATGTTTTAGAATTAAAGCGCACACATGAGATAAAGTAGTTAAAATTAGTTTCATCTTGAACAGTTGACAAACTATTGATTATTTCTCAGTTAATCTGTTTGATATTTAAAATCACGATTTCCTGGAACTCAACTTGATGATAAAAGTCCGgtagcgtattgcattcacttggaCGAAAAGCCCtatttttcttaaataattGTAATCTAATATTTTGATGAATTTACATTTGCGTAGATGTTTCTCATCTTTTGTTGGATTTCTTGTATTAGCTCCATGACGTATAGCGTCAGACTCTCCTTCTGTATAAATAACAATGAACTACAAAAGACTAACAAACTAAATATTGACTAATggacaaaaatgaaaactatcCTTTATCTATCTGTAGCATATCCTCGAAAGATGGTCGAGAGTTTCAACTGTTTTCCGCTTTATTTGAatcttccctaaacaacacctaagagcttgtgcctcttaaGAGGGtcactaaaaaataaaacttttcctTTGTCTAGTTACAGATTCATAACAGTAAGTCCGTGTCTATACAGGAACTATAATGCATTAAACAAAGTTTACTTCAAACCTATTCTACTTAAGTATTTTTAACATATTCATACTAAAGAGTGAAGAGTTAAGATATATTTACTCATGTACTAAACATTTAAAGCACTTTAATTAAATATGCTTTATTATACTTAATTATCTCGAAAATtcagagatatatatatatatatttaaaaggcTCTGTTTTTCGTAGATAATTGTAATATAGTATTTTGATGAAGTTATATTTCGAAATACTTTAATCCTCTTAAAAGTGAAGAATTCTCTGTGATATTATCCAACTAACAAACCTACAATTGTAT
The nucleotide sequence above comes from Platichthys flesus chromosome 9, fPlaFle2.1, whole genome shotgun sequence. Encoded proteins:
- the LOC133961122 gene encoding uncharacterized protein LOC133961122, which produces MMKLLLSLNLIWALSSTGEALVCETCTDVTCSTTAAVTCPTGTMCITASIQAVSSGTPGQQIYKACAPPSLCPTTGSSTFSVNLGVSSALANATCCNTDNCNSVTPPFPVVPAVNSLQCHVCNPMTSDCSSSVQCKGTEDLCFQASVTNTGGTSPAFGCASTNLCATAASLGSLPFMQSVGNITSGPACCGTSLCNTLTTTTTTTTASDACCVRIGMLHLLIGLLIFILF